One window from the genome of Solea solea chromosome 2, fSolSol10.1, whole genome shotgun sequence encodes:
- the LOC131443984 gene encoding bone morphogenetic protein receptor type-2-like gives MAAAAFTVSLCVLLLSAVSGLQSDDRECAFTDLQGAEPYSGADHAVRGEVRDNGTVRCSRGSRCYGVWEKRGDGRMQLVKQGCWIHVGDEQECLGDRCLVTATPSQIQNGSYRFCCCSRDLCNADFTEAPPTPDTPALRLMKGGGTQTDQQQLKREETALIALVTVAITAVLIIALFLGYRMMRGKHKPSLSALDVMETANTDSSFDLDNLKLLELIGRGRYGAVFRGDLSGRCVAVKLFSATNRQNFTNECLIYSLPLLQHDNIARFLTADHRSTEPLIVMENYPHGSLCQYLSLHTVDWWTCLRMCLGVTRGLSFLHTELCRADQYKPAVAHRDVTSRNILVRSDLTCVLADFGLSMKLTGTRSSRHGDDDTMAISEVGTVRYMAPEVLGGALNLRDCESALKQVDVYALALIYWESFRRCRDLFPGESVPEFQLAFQVEVGNHPSFEEMQILVLREKHRPKFPEVWKENSSLLHSLKETMEDCWDQDAEARLSAQCAEERLCDLLTAHTHNHRNQSHGQWSPQVGSSSPYIEDVQVGVVKNLQSDASAVVRTTSEGSEKNTNAINYERQQAKSQARSSTSDGGASNRAAMTPASLITICESEHSGAVSSVPVCLQLTEEDLGATKLDLKQVDKNSRENSDEILMELSQKHLSSQPQTTLLSQHALLLTDKVNSPRSAPHRDLGGAGPTETPPPPCSAHPLCKQQNLPVRPSSLQLVLKDKDKSHRQVETGVAKMNTLTVVAAAAPHVVTAVNYNTGNNAHCTTASAHSYSAGAPTLVTNGMTGGGRTNPAGPQLDEEETPTKDDGRVNFSPDEHEPLLRSPELLPHRQPRAGNILSGRGSNSNNNNNRGALGSEVTVKVLVPEQMLNSSRSQTPEASVVHVPEVLGSESTKAPERLRPDASGAQELQDVLEPSLTQEGPAARAPASDPEASDPEASDPAASAPAASAPAASAPAASAPAASDPAASAPEASAPAASDPAASNPAASDPEASDSEASDPEASVPEASVPEASDPEASVPEASDPEASVPEASDPEASVPEASSQRDPHPEDPAPQPEGSETSISEEAAVQVEPRRTRRPERPCSLDLSSCCLPSDGDSLSSSGEKIKRRVKTPHTLKKWRPASWVVSTETTLDPDFEFDVNLPNIVQSKSSMAVFLVGGGAKATSDPDVMTCF, from the exons atggctgctgctgcgttcacagtgtctctgtgtgtcctgctgctgtctgctgtgaGCG gCCTCCAGTCCGACGACAGAGAGTGTGCGTTCACTGACCTGCAGGGGGCGGAGCCTTACAGTGGAGCAGACCATGCTGTGCGTGGAGAGGTGCGAGACAATGGTACGGTCCGCTGCAGCCGCGGCTCTCGCTGCTACGGCGTGTGGGAGAAACGAGGCGACGGCAGAATGCAGCTGGTCAAACAAG GGTGTTGGATCCACGTCGGCGACGAGCAGGAGTGTCTTGGCGACCGTTGCCTGGTGACGGCGACGCCCTCACAGATCCAAAATGGCAGCTAtcgtttctgctgctgcagtcgAGATCTTTGCAATGCCGACTTCACCGAGGCCCCGCCCACACCCGATACTCCCGCCCTCAGACTCATGAAGGGGGGCGGCACACAGACAG ATCAACAGCAGCTCAAGAGGGAGGAGACGGCGCTCATCGCCCTGGTAACTGTCGCCATCACAGCTGTTCTCATTATAGCACTGTTTCTGGGATATCGCATGatgagag gtaAACAcaaaccctctctctctgctctggacGTCATGGAAACAGCAAACACTGACTCGTCCTTCGACCTGGACAATCTGAAACTGCTGGAG CTGATTGGTCGAGGTCGTTACGGCGCAGTGTTCCGTGGTGACCTGAGCGGCCGCTGCGTGGCCGTCAAACTCTTCAGCGCCACCAACAGGCAGAACTTCACCAACGAGTGTTTGATCTACAGCCTCCCTCTGCTGCAGCACGACAACATCGCCCGCTTCCTCACCGCGGACCACAGGAGCACGGAGCCGCTCATCGTCATGGAGAACTACCCTCAT GGCAGTCTGTGTCAGTACCTGTCTCTGCACACGGTGGACTGGTGGACGTGTCTCAGGATGTGTCTCGGTGTCACCAGAGGATTATCCTTCCTCCACACTGAGCTGTGTAgggcag ACCAGTACAAACCGGCTGTGGCTCACAGAGACGTGACGAGCAGGAACATCCTGGTTCGGTCAGATCTTACCTGTGTCCTCGCAGACTTCGGCCTCTCCATGAAACTGACAGGAACCAGGAGCAGTCGCCATGGAGATGATGACACCATGGCGATATCTGAG gtggGGACAGTGCGGTACATGGCGCCCGAGGTTCTGGGCGGAGCTTTGAACCTCAGAGACTGTGAGTCTGCGCTGAAGCAGGTCGACGTTTACGCTCTGGCTTTGATTTACTGGGAGAGTTTCAGGAGGTGCAGGGACCTGTTTCCAg gtgaatCTGTCCCAGAATTCCAGCTGGCGTTCCAGGTCGAGGTCGGGAATCATCCGAGCTTTGAAGAAATGCAGATTCTCGtcctgagagaaaaacacagaccAAAGTTTCCTGAAGTTTGGAAGGAAAACAGTTCA ctgcTTCATTCACTGAAGGAGACGATGGAAGATTGTTGGGATCAAGACGCTGAAGCTCGACTCTCTGCTCAGTGTGCAGAGGAGAGACTGTGTGACCtgctgactgcacacacacacaaccacag gaatCAGTCTCATGGGCAGTGGTCTCCTCAGGTTGGCTCCTCCTCCCCCTACATTGAGGATGTGCAGGTGGGCGTGGTTAAGAATCTCCAGTCAGATGCATCAGCTGTTGTCAGGACGACCAGTGAAGGAAGTGAAAAGAACACAAACGCCATCAACTATGAGCGACAGCAGGCTAAG AGTCAAGCTCGCTCATCCACTTCAGACGGCGGTGCCTCAAACAGGGCGGCCATGACGCCTGCCAGCCTCATCACTATCTGTgaatctgaacaca GTGGCGCTGTGTCAAGTGTCCCAGTCTGTCTGCAGCTGACAGAAGAAGACCTAGGGGCCACCAAGCTGGACCTCAAACAG GTGGATAAAAATTCGAGAGAAAACTCTGATGAAATCCTGATGGAACTTTCACAGAAACACTTAAGCTCTCAGCCACAGACCACTCTGctatcccagcatgcactgctgctcactgacaAG GTAAACAGTCCTAGATCAGCTCCTCATCGTGACCTGGGAGGAGCTGGTCCCACtgagactcctccccctccatgCTCCGCCCACCCTCTCTGCAAACAGCAGAATTTGCCTGTGAGACCGAGCAGCCTTCAGCTCGTCCTGAAAGACAAGGACAAGAGCCACAGACAG GTGGAAACAGGCGTCGCTAAGATGAACACACTCACGGTGGTCGCGGCTGCAGCGCCACACGTGGTCACCGCAGTGAACTACAACACTGGCAACAACGCTCACTGCACAACAGCGAGCGCCCACAGCTACAGCGCCGGCGCCCCCACGCTGGTGACCAATGGAATGACAGGCGGAGGAAGGACAAATCCAGCAGGACCGCAGCTGGACGAGGAGGAGACACCGACCAAAGATGACGGACGTGTCAACTTCAGTCCCGATGAACACGAGCCACTGCTGAGGAGTCCAGAGCTCCTCCCACACCGTCAGCCACGAGCAGGAAACATCCTGTCGGGACGAGGCTCCAAttccaacaataacaacaacagaggagcgctggggtcagaggtcacggtCAAAGTTCTGGTTCCAGAACAGATGTTGAACTCCAGCCGTTCCCAAACTCCAGAGGCTTCTGTGGTCCACGTCCCTGAGGTCCTCGGGTCTGAGTCAACAAAAGCACCAGAGAGGCTTCGTCCAGACGCCTCAGGAGCCCAAGAGCTTCAAGATGTTCTCGAACCCAGCTTGACCCAAGAAGGTCCAGCTGCACGAGCGCCAGCCTCAGATCCAGAAGCCTCTGATCCAGAAGCCTCAGATCCAGCAGCCTCAGCTCCAGCAGCCTCAGCTCCAGCAGCCTCAGCTCCAGCAGCCTCAGCTCCTGCAGCCTCAGATCCTGCAGCCTCAGCTCCAGAAGCCTCAGCTCCAGCAGCCTCAGATCCAGCAGCCTCAAATCCTGCAGCCTCAGATCCAGAAGCCTCAGATTCAGAAGCCTCAGATCCAGAAGCCTCAGTTCCAGAAGCCTCAGTTCCAGAAGCCTCAGATCCAGAGGCCTCAGTTCCAGAAGCCTCAGATCCAGAGGCCTCAGTTCCAGAAGCCTCAGATCCAGAGGCCTCAGTTCCAGAAGCTTCTTCTCAACGGGATCCACACCCAGAAGATCCAGCTCCTCAACCTGAAGGTTCAGAAACCAGCATCAGTGAAGAAGCTGCAGTTCAGGTGGAACCAAGGAGAACCAGGCGGCCGGAGCGTCCGTGTTCTCTGGACCTGTCCTCATGCTGCCTCCCTTCAG atggCGACAGTCTCAGCTCCTCAGGTGAGAAAATCAAACGTCGAGTAAAAACTCCGCACACTCTGAAAAAGTGGCGTCCGGCCTCCTGGGTGGTTTCCACGGAaacgacccttgacccagactTTGAGTTCGACGTTAACCTCCCAAACATCGTCCAATCAAAATCCAGCATGGCTGTGTTTTTGGTTGGGGGAGGAGCCAAGGCGACCTCTGACCCTGATGTGATGACCTGTTTCTAG